The Nitrososphaerales archaeon genomic interval GGGATGAAAAATCGCATGTCAAGGATATTCAAACCGCATGATAATCGCACCGTAATGCTTGCCGTGGATCACGGTTATTTCTTGGGACCAACAGAAAAGCTTGAAGTTCCAAAGAAAACTATTGAACCACTGGTAGCATACGCTGATTCGCTTATGCTTACTAGAGGTGTTTTACGAACTTCTGTTAGTGCCTGCAGCGACATACCCATAGTTCTACGTGTATCTGGTGGCGCAAGTATCATTAGTAGTGATTTGTCTAACGAAGCAATTACAACTTCGATAGAAGATGCTATAAGAGTCAATGCAACTGCTGTAACAATGTCAATATTTGTTGGTGCAAAGTACGAACACCAATCACTCGTTAACTTGGCCAAGCTTGTTGATGAAGGAGAAAAATACGGTATCCCAGTTTTGGCCGTTACAGCTGTTGGTAAGGAGATGACTAGGGATGCTAGATATTTGGGACTGGCATGCAGAATAGCTGCAGAACTTGGGGCACAGATGGTAAAGACCTACTATTGCGAAAACTTTGAGGACGTTGTAGAGGCATGTCCTGTTCCGGTAATCATTGCTGGCGGAAAGAAGACTGATGAATTTGATGCCTTGCAGTTAACATATAATGCCATACAACATGGCGCAGCAGGTGTTGATAT includes:
- the lsrF gene encoding 3-hydroxy-5-phosphonooxypentane-2,4-dione thiolase, with product MDWGMKNRMSRIFKPHDNRTVMLAVDHGYFLGPTEKLEVPKKTIEPLVAYADSLMLTRGVLRTSVSACSDIPIVLRVSGGASIISSDLSNEAITTSIEDAIRVNATAVTMSIFVGAKYEHQSLVNLAKLVDEGEKYGIPVLAVTAVGKEMTRDARYLGLACRIAAELGAQMVKTYYCENFEDVVEACPVPVIIAGGKKTDEFDALQLTYNAIQHGAAGVDMGRNIWQSNHPVAMIKAVRSIVHENATAKEAYDLFNKESKAIGIERQL